One genomic region from Alteromonas pelagimontana encodes:
- a CDS encoding ABC transporter ATP-binding protein, translating into MIKTKQLSKIVTTSEGELQILQPISFEVKAGESIAIVGASGSGKSTLLGLLAGLDEVSDGEIWLDGEPLHTMNEEARAQLRGAKVGFIFQSFMLVQSLTAIENVMLPAEIAGMKDARQKAKTILEQVGLGHRAHHFPNQLSGGEQQRVAIARAFIGQPKILFADEPTGNLDAVNSEKIEKLLFQLNQDIGTTLVLVTHDSNLAKECERQLTMQAGSLSETTTAVSSPEQEVV; encoded by the coding sequence ATGATTAAAACCAAGCAACTCAGCAAAATTGTTACTACGAGTGAAGGTGAACTGCAGATCCTTCAGCCAATCTCTTTTGAAGTCAAGGCGGGTGAGTCGATTGCGATTGTGGGTGCGTCAGGTTCCGGAAAATCTACGCTGCTCGGTTTGCTGGCTGGTCTTGATGAAGTTTCCGATGGAGAAATCTGGCTCGATGGTGAACCGCTTCACACGATGAACGAAGAGGCAAGAGCGCAGCTTCGGGGGGCAAAAGTTGGATTTATTTTTCAAAGTTTTATGTTGGTGCAAAGTTTAACTGCCATCGAAAATGTAATGCTGCCCGCGGAGATTGCCGGTATGAAAGATGCGCGGCAAAAGGCAAAAACAATTTTGGAGCAGGTTGGCTTAGGGCATCGCGCTCATCATTTTCCAAACCAGCTATCAGGCGGCGAACAACAACGTGTGGCCATTGCTCGCGCTTTCATCGGGCAACCAAAAATTTTATTCGCAGATGAGCCCACAGGAAACCTGGATGCGGTCAATAGTGAGAAAATTGAGAAGCTGTTGTTTCAATTAAATCAGGATATCGGCACCACTTTAGTACTGGTAACTCATGACAGTAATCTGGCAAAGGAGTGTGAGCGTCAATTAACTATGCAAGCGGGTTCATTATCAGAAACCACAACGGCGGTGTCGTCACCTGAACAAGAGGTAGTCTGA
- a CDS encoding GGDEF domain-containing response regulator, protein MRLDEAEQGEVLTPKREKPRLLVVDDQAVNVRLIYDLFQSEFSVFMATNGEMGLAKSREIMPDIILLDVVMDGLNGYDLCRQLKADETLKHIPVIFITGQFNEEDEVYGFKMGAVDFIHKPINPVITRARVMTHMQHKLQADILRNISMLDGLTNIANRRHFNAEIERMWRNCAREQQTLSLIIIDIDYFKQYNDHYGHLAGDSVLRKVAESVTAAIKRPQDLAARVGGEEFALLLPNTPEENLCAVLERLFTNIRVCDIAHDKSPLGKLSVSAGCSSVIPKNTEDTSTLYKRADTALYRAKQQGKNQYVF, encoded by the coding sequence ATGAGACTAGATGAAGCCGAACAAGGTGAGGTGCTTACACCAAAGAGGGAGAAGCCAAGATTGTTGGTGGTAGATGACCAGGCGGTAAACGTTCGTTTAATTTACGATTTGTTTCAATCTGAGTTCTCCGTCTTCATGGCTACAAACGGTGAGATGGGGCTTGCCAAATCAAGAGAAATAATGCCTGACATTATTCTATTGGATGTTGTAATGGACGGATTAAACGGATACGACCTATGCCGCCAATTAAAAGCTGATGAAACTTTAAAGCATATTCCAGTCATCTTCATAACCGGCCAATTTAACGAAGAGGATGAGGTGTACGGATTTAAAATGGGGGCCGTTGATTTCATTCATAAACCAATTAATCCTGTTATCACCAGAGCTAGAGTGATGACTCACATGCAGCACAAACTACAAGCAGATATATTGCGTAATATTTCGATGCTGGATGGGTTAACTAACATCGCCAATCGACGCCATTTTAACGCAGAAATTGAGCGCATGTGGCGTAATTGTGCGCGAGAGCAGCAGACTCTTTCGCTGATTATAATCGATATCGATTATTTCAAACAGTATAACGACCATTATGGGCACTTAGCGGGGGACTCGGTTTTGCGAAAAGTAGCCGAATCTGTGACAGCGGCGATTAAACGCCCGCAAGATTTGGCTGCCAGGGTAGGGGGTGAGGAATTTGCACTTTTATTACCCAACACTCCGGAGGAAAACCTATGCGCAGTCCTTGAACGTCTTTTCACAAATATCCGCGTGTGTGATATTGCACATGACAAATCGCCTTTGGGAAAACTATCCGTTAGTGCGGGCTGTTCGAGCGTCATACCAAAAAACACAGAAGACACAAGTACACTTTATAAACGTGCTGATACTGCACTCTACCGTGCCAAACAACAGGGTAAAAATCAATACGTTTTTTAA
- a CDS encoding ABC transporter permease has translation MSTSFNLAWRLFRHEARRGELTIILVAIVLSVAAVLSLSLFSERLQGALTERSASFLAADSQLRSSQPIDENWLTAANSQRLKTAQQIATRSMAFGGQNMSLIDLRAVNAAYPLKGKIQVADAPFGDEQAVTEVPEPGSAWIDSRLFQLLDVKIGDAIEVGDATLTVSRVLSEIPDAGFSIFTTDPIVLMRMEDIAATHVTGPGSRVTYKSYFTGDPADIEAFYETIRPQLDDEIHDWRSVADDDSPVGRSVARAERYFLLASLLAIVLAAVSIAVAAQRYSQRHYDPVAIMKTLGASRTMIRRIYTFQILLISTLGIILGIVAGFAIQQLVVWALADRVDVSFSVWHWRPVIIAIFTGAVCAILFSLYPLLRLFSVPPLRVLRRSMDAGLRSRTLQFGVAGGAVLLLMWAYSRDIEISLILFLSGIALVLGLLAVTFGLISLGRKLGAGRMGAWQLAWARIQRRAMDNSVQLISFSITIMLLLVVLVMRNDMVEQWRAQLPEGTPNYFLINITGAQKDSLADHFAQNDVAINHFYPVVRGRFVAVNEERVNTEVSKEEEGGSREGRDGLGREANLTWSDSLERGNKLVAGEWHGDAANNPEDGIYPVSVESEVADRLDIELGDILTFNIGSEIVNAKVTSLREVNWQTMQPNFFFVLSPEAMQAFSPTYITSFFLPQERKSELTGLLQPFASVTLFDVDARINQLRGVVDQVSLAVEFILVLVLAAGSLVLIAQVQASMDERQQELAILRTLGAKGRLIRLSVIYEFIIIGVVAGFMAALANELTLYMLQTQVFDMEAALHLRYWVIAPLAGAIVVGILGAIGCWRLLALNTTELLRRMV, from the coding sequence ATGTCGACATCGTTTAACCTTGCCTGGCGATTGTTTCGTCACGAGGCGCGCCGCGGTGAACTGACGATTATTTTGGTGGCTATTGTGCTATCGGTAGCGGCAGTGTTGTCGCTGTCACTTTTTAGTGAACGCCTTCAGGGGGCATTAACAGAACGATCTGCCAGTTTCCTTGCTGCCGATAGCCAGTTACGTTCAAGCCAGCCGATAGATGAAAACTGGCTGACGGCGGCAAATTCGCAACGGTTGAAAACCGCGCAACAAATTGCTACCCGCTCAATGGCATTTGGCGGTCAAAATATGTCGCTCATTGATTTACGAGCAGTAAACGCCGCTTACCCCTTGAAGGGAAAAATTCAGGTTGCAGATGCCCCGTTTGGTGATGAGCAGGCGGTGACTGAGGTACCTGAGCCGGGCAGCGCATGGATTGACTCGCGTCTATTTCAGTTGCTGGATGTCAAAATTGGTGACGCCATTGAAGTGGGCGACGCCACACTTACCGTTAGTCGGGTGCTGTCTGAAATTCCGGATGCGGGATTCAGTATTTTTACTACCGATCCTATTGTGCTGATGCGAATGGAGGATATCGCTGCTACACATGTCACCGGCCCTGGAAGTCGAGTTACTTACAAGTCATATTTCACCGGCGACCCTGCTGATATAGAAGCTTTTTATGAGACGATACGCCCGCAGTTGGATGACGAAATTCATGACTGGCGATCGGTTGCAGATGATGATTCACCAGTAGGACGTTCCGTTGCTCGTGCTGAACGATATTTTTTGTTGGCAAGCTTACTGGCAATTGTTCTGGCGGCAGTATCTATTGCCGTTGCAGCGCAGAGATACAGTCAGCGGCATTACGACCCCGTCGCCATTATGAAAACCTTGGGGGCAAGCCGAACTATGATCCGCCGCATTTATACATTCCAGATTCTGCTTATCTCCACGTTAGGAATCATACTGGGAATCGTCGCGGGCTTCGCTATTCAACAGCTTGTGGTTTGGGCTCTGGCGGATCGCGTTGATGTCTCTTTTTCAGTATGGCATTGGCGCCCAGTCATCATCGCCATATTTACCGGAGCGGTGTGCGCTATATTGTTTTCTCTTTACCCGTTACTTCGTTTGTTCTCGGTCCCCCCCCTTCGGGTATTGCGCCGGAGCATGGATGCTGGACTGCGCTCGCGCACTCTGCAATTTGGTGTGGCAGGGGGCGCTGTGTTGTTGTTGATGTGGGCCTACAGCCGGGATATCGAGATAAGCTTGATACTGTTTTTATCAGGTATTGCTTTAGTTCTGGGGTTACTGGCAGTGACATTCGGCCTGATTTCGCTTGGCAGGAAACTAGGCGCAGGAAGAATGGGGGCGTGGCAACTGGCATGGGCGAGAATACAACGCCGCGCGATGGACAACAGCGTGCAGCTGATCAGTTTTTCCATCACCATCATGTTGCTGCTGGTGGTATTAGTAATGCGTAACGATATGGTTGAGCAGTGGCGCGCTCAGTTACCTGAAGGTACACCGAATTACTTTCTAATTAACATTACGGGCGCCCAAAAAGATTCGCTGGCCGATCATTTTGCGCAAAACGATGTTGCTATCAATCATTTTTACCCTGTAGTGCGGGGGCGTTTTGTTGCTGTCAATGAAGAGCGAGTAAATACAGAAGTATCCAAGGAAGAAGAAGGTGGCTCCCGGGAAGGACGAGATGGCCTTGGTCGGGAAGCCAATTTAACCTGGAGCGATTCATTGGAGCGGGGCAATAAGCTTGTCGCAGGAGAGTGGCATGGCGATGCTGCCAACAATCCTGAGGACGGAATTTATCCGGTCTCTGTGGAATCAGAAGTTGCTGATCGGCTAGATATTGAATTAGGCGATATTCTTACCTTCAATATCGGCAGCGAAATCGTCAATGCGAAAGTCACCAGCCTGAGGGAAGTCAACTGGCAAACGATGCAGCCAAACTTTTTCTTTGTACTCTCGCCCGAGGCCATGCAGGCGTTTAGCCCTACCTATATTACCAGTTTCTTTTTACCGCAGGAGCGCAAATCTGAACTTACAGGCTTACTGCAACCCTTTGCATCAGTCACGCTGTTTGATGTGGATGCACGAATCAACCAGTTGAGAGGAGTTGTCGACCAAGTGTCGCTGGCCGTGGAATTTATTCTGGTGCTGGTGCTGGCGGCGGGAAGTTTAGTACTTATTGCTCAAGTTCAGGCGAGTATGGATGAACGGCAGCAGGAACTTGCGATCCTGCGAACTTTGGGTGCCAAAGGGCGACTTATCCGTTTAAGCGTAATATATGAATTTATCATCATCGGAGTGGTAGCCGGTTTTATGGCGGCGCTGGCAAATGAGCTAACCTTGTATATGTTGCAAACTCAGGTATTCGATATGGAAGCCGCGTTACATTTACGTTATTGGGTAATTGCACCGTTAGCGGGTGCTATAGTTGTCGGCATACTTGGTGCTATTGGCTGCTGGCGTTTGTTGGCACTTAATACAACGGAACTTTTGCGCCGCATGGTCTAA
- a CDS encoding arylesterase, with product MIVFQSRRHIQRILLLLVLQVGIVSDQLYAAETPTQTSSKFKLLVVGDSLSAAYRLQQQEGWVSLLQNMWYDEQRKIEIVNAAISGETTDGALSRLPRLLDQHQPSHVFIELGGNDGLRGNQIAGMKKNLREMVTMAKEAGAEVILQDMEIPPNYGKRYTRMFADSFDEIAEEEEVAIIPFFLEDIALNKKLMQKDGIHPNAEAQTLIAEYMHMKLSPLITD from the coding sequence GTGATTGTTTTTCAAAGTCGTCGCCATATTCAAAGAATTTTACTCTTACTAGTTTTACAGGTGGGAATAGTTTCAGATCAACTCTACGCCGCCGAGACACCAACGCAAACTTCTTCAAAATTCAAACTCTTAGTTGTAGGTGACAGCCTAAGTGCAGCTTATCGGTTACAGCAACAAGAAGGTTGGGTTAGTTTGTTACAAAATATGTGGTACGACGAGCAGCGTAAGATTGAAATAGTAAATGCTGCGATAAGCGGCGAGACGACAGACGGTGCTCTGTCCCGTTTACCCCGATTACTCGATCAACACCAGCCTTCTCATGTATTCATTGAACTGGGAGGTAACGATGGGTTAAGAGGAAACCAGATTGCTGGTATGAAAAAAAACCTGCGGGAAATGGTGACTATGGCAAAAGAGGCAGGTGCTGAAGTCATTCTTCAGGATATGGAAATTCCGCCTAATTATGGCAAACGCTATACTCGCATGTTTGCTGACAGTTTTGATGAGATAGCAGAAGAAGAGGAAGTTGCCATCATTCCGTTCTTTCTTGAAGATATTGCCCTGAATAAAAAGCTAATGCAAAAAGACGGTATTCATCCGAATGCCGAAGCGCAAACCCTTATTGCAGAATATATGCACATGAAACTGTCGCCGCTTATTACTGATTAA
- a CDS encoding Hpt domain-containing protein, with amino-acid sequence MRDRFGKEVNELIGKMEASIQAKNQIELTSVFHSIKGVAATLGAVRLAALAADLEAQGRKGEWIPEETIYLLRGVVNQSVSALEQLDFNAERVKVKVTLTSEQLQSLLDQIDSYLAEDNMSAVTLAENLVAVHGDCVEVNTFYEQVESLDFPTARRTLKIVKETLLNGNSHETR; translated from the coding sequence ATGCGTGACCGCTTTGGTAAAGAAGTAAATGAATTGATAGGAAAAATGGAAGCATCTATTCAGGCTAAGAATCAAATAGAGTTAACGTCTGTGTTTCATTCGATAAAAGGTGTAGCTGCAACACTAGGTGCTGTTCGTTTAGCTGCTCTCGCAGCCGATTTGGAAGCCCAGGGCCGTAAGGGTGAGTGGATACCAGAAGAAACTATTTACTTATTACGCGGTGTAGTTAATCAAAGCGTATCAGCATTAGAGCAACTGGACTTCAATGCAGAAAGAGTGAAGGTCAAGGTAACGTTGACGTCAGAACAATTGCAATCTTTACTGGACCAAATTGACTCCTATTTAGCAGAGGACAATATGAGTGCCGTTACACTCGCAGAAAACTTGGTCGCAGTGCATGGAGATTGTGTCGAAGTTAATACATTTTATGAACAAGTAGAATCGTTAGATTTTCCCACCGCGCGACGCACTCTAAAAATAGTCAAAGAAACTTTACTTAATGGGAACAGTCATGAGACTAGATGA
- a CDS encoding AI-2E family transporter — protein sequence MELKSPTAKTLIVLACLVVVLAGIKAASDIMVPFFLSGFIAIACSPIINRATRHKIPRWISVTLVILLILVFGFLLAGLVGQSMAEFQENLPQYRQTLDSEFSWVIQKLALMNIHINRDFVISYFDPGMAMSVATNFISGMGGVLSNLFLILLTVIFMLFEADSIPARLHIALSDPEMKIQHIDKFMRSVNNYLAIKTVVSLATGLFIGVWLYFMQIDHFLLWAVLAFMLNYIPNIGSILAAVPAILIGFVQYGLASAGLVALAFLLVNTIMGNMVEPRLLGRGMGLSTLVVFLSLIFWGWLLGSVGMLLSVPLTMVVKIALESREESRWLAILLSSAGEKEHRIL from the coding sequence ATGGAATTAAAATCTCCTACTGCCAAAACGCTCATCGTTCTTGCCTGCTTAGTTGTTGTTCTGGCGGGAATTAAGGCTGCCAGCGACATCATGGTGCCATTTTTCCTTTCTGGATTTATTGCTATTGCTTGTAGCCCTATTATCAACCGTGCCACTCGACATAAAATACCACGATGGATATCTGTGACTCTAGTCATACTGCTTATTTTGGTGTTTGGCTTTTTACTTGCCGGTTTGGTAGGGCAGTCAATGGCAGAGTTTCAGGAAAACCTGCCACAGTATCGGCAAACGCTGGATTCGGAATTTTCGTGGGTAATTCAAAAGCTTGCTTTAATGAACATCCACATTAACCGGGATTTTGTCATTTCTTATTTTGATCCCGGAATGGCCATGTCTGTCGCCACCAACTTTATTAGTGGCATGGGAGGGGTGCTATCTAACCTTTTTCTAATTTTACTCACTGTAATTTTTATGCTGTTTGAAGCAGACAGCATTCCGGCACGTTTGCATATTGCGTTGTCCGATCCCGAAATGAAAATACAGCATATTGATAAATTTATGCGCTCCGTTAACAACTATCTGGCAATTAAAACTGTAGTTAGCTTAGCGACGGGGCTTTTCATCGGTGTCTGGCTGTATTTCATGCAAATTGACCACTTTCTGCTGTGGGCAGTCCTGGCTTTTATGCTCAATTACATTCCGAATATTGGTTCCATACTTGCGGCTGTTCCGGCAATACTCATAGGGTTTGTTCAGTATGGTCTTGCTTCTGCCGGGCTAGTCGCATTGGCCTTTTTGCTGGTAAATACCATAATGGGAAATATGGTAGAGCCTCGTTTGTTGGGGCGCGGAATGGGACTTTCTACGTTGGTTGTTTTTCTGTCACTGATATTCTGGGGGTGGCTGCTGGGAAGCGTGGGTATGCTGTTGTCTGTGCCTTTGACGATGGTAGTTAAAATTGCTCTGGAATCCAGAGAAGAAAGTCGTTGGTTAGCCATTTTACTTTCCAGCGCTGGAGAAAAAGAGCATAGAATACTGTAA
- a CDS encoding ATP-binding protein, with amino-acid sequence MKGLSLRVRSIMLAILALAVFIPVTVLTLDKAYTTSLTQAKLSELKLMNLALVSAFELDGAIPSMPDLLYEEQLNLPDSGYVGLIIFRNNVVWQSASALHYSIEKPPPPPAVGDDYFLEFFHAPFDESRAYFAYAFTAEFAAESDFEPVHFYIFNDKTEFNTERDAFLSAVWRWMLLLAVSLLALLIIGTNVVLAPVRVLIKEIRHTANGEQKQLTHNYPVEFNGLKTSINQLLHAEAEQRSRYKNSLGDLAHSLKTPLAVALGANSLPEEAKDALFQINQLVQRQLKRATAGNTGWQPPIAVLPSVEKLKSAMQKVYRHKHLQITIEQRVPVLFKGDETDLMEILGNVMDNASKAARQRIHVSLFRQGRWAGFAVEDDGPGIPQHQKTLLLKRGERLDTYTEGQGIGLAVVSDLVSIYEGRLTIQDSPLGGAKIVIQFPFQEH; translated from the coding sequence ATGAAGGGACTGTCCCTTCGCGTTCGCAGTATTATGCTGGCGATCCTGGCGCTGGCTGTGTTTATTCCTGTTACGGTTCTTACGTTGGACAAAGCGTACACCACAAGTTTAACCCAAGCAAAACTAAGCGAATTAAAGCTCATGAATCTGGCGCTGGTCTCTGCCTTCGAGCTGGACGGTGCCATTCCTTCCATGCCGGATTTACTTTACGAAGAGCAGCTTAACCTACCAGATTCAGGTTATGTTGGGCTTATTATCTTCCGCAATAATGTAGTGTGGCAATCTGCTTCCGCCCTGCATTATAGTATTGAAAAGCCTCCCCCGCCACCGGCCGTCGGAGACGACTATTTTTTAGAATTTTTTCACGCGCCATTTGATGAATCCCGCGCCTATTTCGCCTACGCTTTTACTGCCGAATTTGCTGCAGAAAGTGATTTTGAACCCGTACATTTTTATATATTTAACGATAAAACCGAGTTCAACACGGAGCGCGACGCTTTTCTTAGCGCGGTATGGCGGTGGATGCTACTGCTGGCAGTCAGCCTGCTCGCGTTATTGATTATTGGCACGAATGTGGTGCTTGCGCCAGTTCGGGTGTTAATCAAGGAAATTCGTCACACGGCTAATGGCGAACAAAAGCAGTTAACTCACAATTATCCGGTGGAGTTCAATGGCCTTAAAACCAGTATCAATCAGTTGCTACATGCTGAGGCCGAGCAACGCAGTCGCTACAAAAACAGCTTAGGAGATTTAGCACACAGCCTTAAAACTCCGCTCGCCGTAGCGCTGGGAGCCAATTCACTTCCCGAAGAAGCCAAAGACGCGCTTTTCCAGATTAATCAGCTTGTACAAAGACAACTTAAGCGTGCTACGGCGGGAAATACCGGTTGGCAGCCTCCCATTGCGGTGCTTCCCAGCGTCGAGAAACTTAAGTCGGCCATGCAAAAAGTGTATCGTCATAAGCATTTGCAAATCACCATCGAGCAAAGAGTGCCGGTGTTATTTAAAGGTGATGAAACAGATCTGATGGAAATACTGGGTAACGTTATGGACAATGCCAGTAAAGCCGCCAGACAACGTATTCACGTTTCACTTTTTAGACAGGGCCGCTGGGCCGGTTTCGCTGTAGAAGACGATGGACCCGGTATTCCTCAGCATCAGAAAACCTTGCTACTTAAACGTGGTGAAAGATTAGACACTTATACTGAAGGACAAGGCATAGGTCTGGCGGTGGTCAGTGATCTGGTGAGTATTTATGAAGGCCGGCTTACTATCCAGGATTCGCCCCTTGGCGGGGCGAAAATTGTCATCCAATTTCCTTTTCAAGAGCACTAG
- the folX gene encoding dihydroneopterin triphosphate 2'-epimerase — protein MNLNQATIKIKNLRLRTYIGINEEEVRNKQDVVVNVTIHYDAHQATSTDDMGDALNYKVITKSIIKLVEDNRFSLLEKLTADVLAIAAEHAWVTYAQVEVDKPHALRFSDSVSLTLSCNK, from the coding sequence ATGAATCTGAACCAGGCTACAATAAAAATTAAAAATCTGAGGCTGCGCACGTATATCGGAATTAATGAAGAAGAAGTCAGAAATAAACAGGATGTTGTGGTAAATGTCACCATCCATTACGACGCTCATCAGGCTACCAGCACAGACGACATGGGCGATGCGCTGAATTACAAAGTCATTACCAAAAGCATCATTAAACTGGTTGAAGATAACCGGTTTTCGTTGTTGGAAAAACTTACCGCCGATGTACTTGCTATTGCGGCTGAACATGCTTGGGTAACGTATGCACAAGTAGAAGTGGATAAACCCCATGCATTGCGGTTTTCAGATTCCGTCTCACTGACGTTATCCTGCAATAAATAA
- a CDS encoding response regulator transcription factor: protein MRILVAEDDSRLLTQLDTLMQQHGYSVDLADNGEHALFQLKEYSYDLAIIDIGLPKLDGFDVIRQARQHDVKCPVLILTARDRWQEKVEGLDAGADDYLTKPFHNEELLARVKALIRRASGQANPVIQFGPLSLDTVSEELLLHESRLDLTAYEYKVMEYLMLNPQKVVSKTELTEHIYDQDFDLDSNVIEVFIGRLRRKIDPDGTLKPIETLRGRGYRINRQL from the coding sequence ATGCGAATATTAGTTGCCGAGGATGATAGTCGTCTCCTCACCCAGTTAGATACATTAATGCAACAACATGGTTATAGCGTCGATTTAGCGGATAACGGCGAACATGCATTATTCCAACTAAAAGAATACTCCTATGATCTCGCGATTATTGATATTGGTTTACCTAAACTCGATGGCTTCGACGTCATTCGTCAGGCCAGGCAACATGATGTCAAATGTCCGGTTTTAATTCTTACTGCCCGGGATAGATGGCAGGAAAAAGTTGAAGGATTGGACGCGGGCGCCGATGATTATTTAACCAAACCCTTTCATAACGAAGAATTACTTGCCCGGGTAAAGGCCTTAATTCGCCGCGCCTCTGGCCAGGCGAACCCTGTTATTCAGTTTGGACCGCTCTCCTTAGATACCGTAAGTGAAGAGCTGCTGCTGCACGAGTCACGATTAGATCTTACTGCCTATGAGTACAAGGTAATGGAGTACCTGATGCTGAATCCGCAAAAGGTTGTATCGAAAACTGAACTTACTGAACATATTTACGACCAGGACTTTGATTTGGACAGCAATGTGATTGAGGTGTTCATTGGTCGTCTGCGCAGAAAAATTGATCCTGACGGCACACTCAAACCCATTGAAACGCTGCGGGGACGTGGATACAGGATCAATCGCCAATTATGA